A single Botrytis cinerea B05.10 chromosome 1, complete sequence DNA region contains:
- the Bclsm6 gene encoding Bclsm6 produces the protein MENGALQQGEGKDPSSFLSEIIGSKVIVKLNNSLVFKGELQSVDGYMNIALEKCEEWVHGKKKTVHGDAFVRGNNVMYISADESA, from the exons ATGGAGAACGGCGCATTACAACAAGGCGAAGGCAAGGATCCTTCATCCTTCCTGTCAGAAATTATTGGCTCAAAAGTCATTGTAAAGCTCAATAATTCTCTCGTCTTCAAAG GAGAATTACAGTCCGTCGATGGATATATGAACATCGCTTTAGAAAAATGCGAGGAATGGGTTcatggaaagaagaagacagtTCATGGTGATGCCTTTGTGCGGGGCAACAATG TCATGTACATTTCGGCCGATGAATCTGCTTAA